A single genomic interval of Aedes aegypti strain LVP_AGWG chromosome 1, AaegL5.0 Primary Assembly, whole genome shotgun sequence harbors:
- the LOC5580281 gene encoding uncharacterized protein LOC5580281, with protein MSLDETKMEPLPTVAAVTSQVEPQQDTVPVQPTPPAVGVRIRPKICDVRNCDANSLRNPDLLFVCVPGHSYPERRFVWLTLMQAVRDKKRSYCCSRHFKIPDDFKDFQEFISAPPGYKRQLLVKKGVVPHLNMPPLNMSALPPLTDRWPMTLPAGMTETEQLRHNAMLMGSRHNAAHPPPSSRTQQQQQPPPPRIRYSKGVQTESTNSSVGIVGPRKVPPSLQYCRLCFQKQDLEPIFTGDQTLIEPDLIDKIFGCTEIMISVESDFPSSICTGCYNKVHEYVNFRKLVQQNDKSLRGIPLPPINSTSSHVIPTAPRQNSFVRTKTTVVVQNRPTQKVTPIRPVNSTPPSSVQSAPVTEQRDDPLLEVQRIENVERYQRRQATIERNQPLRAQRVQDTFYPVPYRRPITEGVTIGDPLASADNEQKTPSDSEDSLAPEGVQLNDRVVPVTLIRVQPDSSENDDTNESQPVNTNPETSQDVTIKEEEPSTETSSEKITNDNYHDSPNNVIRPRPLHQMMHGSDKNKTNPPNVLQAVKLLPSDTAKALVNQKSSLKPVSTLTRGITSGRFPVHRIWNTFEKNNPKSHMARMLPKSFNRAVRLPGVFSSLIHRAKLPQSATYSPNTSNKSTIPKPLSTASSNLEKQTSSPQAQPKVQKTLTIKHSTPSPVPKPKAPVDAPKQKENSTSDTPSVPDVPSSSTKTVAKSSAASPVPEPKSIKPLSQTKDKDVSNNTRPDRGHLAVVLSKLPAIPSLLPIIPKPKPSKALSTPEQKNTNNIGTPSAPDSVPESSMPPSPRSSRVRKVPLKFQNTVGFPVPKVITVKSDPDSPDIESKKVPLETPKEQVVRVTRRSAVIEQKPADTPTDKKKPESREATIKSKPKENDSLKEPTRVTRRSDVAIAKLEEPQQRSKPPKRKSDAKMEMKDQTAPPTKSPKLADQPKTKKQPQQKPKQSQRANGAEQSASASSANVATTVETDPPAPTAKAAKPRRRQELERAKTPVSSQDWKCPFCTNKVFEEKKRLVKHLRKRHGMDYALVRQQLAIYGGNWRH; from the exons ATTCCGGATGATTTTAAGGATTTCCAAGAGTTTATTTCGGCTCCGCCGGGCTACAAACGGCAACTGCTCGTCAAGAAGGGCGTAGTTCCGCATCTCAATATGCCCCCGCTGAACATGTCGGCTTTGCCTCCACTGACCGACCGGTGGCCCATGACATTGCCGGCGGGTATGACCGAAACGGAACAATTGCGCCACAATGCTATGCTGATGGGATCTAGGCACAATGCGGCTCATCCTCCACCGTCATCGAGgacacaacagcaacagcagccgCCGCCGCCGCGGATCCGATACAGTAAAGGCGTCCAAACGGAATCGACCAACAGCTCGGTCGGTATCGTCGGACCACGGAAGGTGCCTCCCAGTCTGCAGTATTGTAGGCTCTGCTTCCAGAAGCAGGACTTGGAACCGATCTTCACCGGGGACCAAACGCTCATCGAGCCGGATTTGATTGATAAGATTTTTGGCTGCACCGAGATAATG ATTTCCGTTGAAAGTGATTTTCCTTCCTCGATTTGTACCGGCTGCTACAACAAAGTGCATGAATACGTCAATTTCCGCAAACTTGTTCAACAGAATGATAAATCACTTAGAGGCATTCCATTGCCCCCAATAAATTCTACATCTTCACACGTTATACCTACAGCACCGAGACAGAATAGCTTTGTGCGAACGAAAACCACTGTAGTAGTACAAAACAGACCTACCCAAAAGGTAACACCGATTCGTCCAGTAAATTCAACACCGCCAAGTTCTGTTCAAAGTGCACCTGTTACAGAACAAAGAGACGATCCACTCCTAGAAGTTCAACGCATAGAAAACGTTGAAAGATATCAGCGCCGACAAGCAACCATCGAAAGGAATCAACCGCTTCGTGCACAACGTGTACAAGATACTTTCTATCCGGTTCCATATCGCAGGCCAATAACCGAGGGTGTCACTATCGGCGATCCTCTTGCAAGTGCAGATAACGAACAGAAAACTCCATCGGACTCGGAAGACTCCCTTGCACCAGAAGGAGTTCAACTCAACGATCGGGTTGTTCCGGTCACCTTGATTCGTGTTCAACCGGATTCGTCTGAGAATGACGATACCAACGAAAGTCAACCCGTCAATACAAATCCAGAAACATCGCAAGATGTGACCATAAAAGAAGAGGAACCGAGTACTGAAACTTCATCTGAAAAGATCACTAATGACAATTATCATGACTCGCCTAATAATGTCATTAGACCCAGACCTTTACACCAAATGATGCACGGGTCtgataaaaataaaacgaaCCCTCCAAATGTTCTGCAGGCTGTAAAGCTACTACCATCAGATACCGCTAAGGCTCTTGTCAATCAAAAATCTTCTCTTAAACCTGTCAGTACATTGACGAGAGGGATAACAAGCGGACGCTTTCCCGTTCACAGGATATGGAAcacattcgaaaaaaataatcccAAGTCACATATGGCTCGAATGCTTCCTAAATCGTTCAATCGTGCAGTTAGACTACCAGGGGTGTTTTCTAGTTTGATTCATAGAGCTAAACTGCCTCAGTCCGCAACATATTCGCCCAATACTTCTAATAAATCCACAATCCCGAAACCGCTCTCAACCGCTTcatcaaatttggagaaacaaaCATCTTCGCCGCAAGCGCAACCTAAAGTTCAAAAAACACTAACGATAAAACATTCCACACCATCGCCGGTTCCTAAACCGAAAGCTCCCGTAGATGCACCAAAACAGAAGGAAAACAGTACTTCTGATACTCCCTCTGTCCCTGATGTGCCTTCCAGTTCTACCAAAACCGTTGCTAAATCTTCTGCTGCTTCACCTGTACCCGAACCCAAATCTATAAAACCACTCTCGCAAACGAAAGATAAAGATGTCTCTAATAACACACGCCCCGATCGTGGTCATTTAGCGGTCGTCCTGTCAAAACTTCCTGCTATACCATCCCTTCTTCCAATTATTCCAAAACCCAAACCATCAAAAGCTCTTTCGACACCGGAACAAAAGAACACCAACAATATTGGCACACCATCAGCACCTGATTCAGTTCCGGAATCAAGCATGCCCCCTTCCCCACGATCATCACGCGTTCGAAAGGTTCCGCTCAAGTTCCAGAACACCGTTGGATTCCCTGTACCGAAGGTCATCACCGTTAAATCGGACCCGGACTCGCCAGATATCGAATCTAAAAaagttcctctagaaactcCAAAAGAACAAGTTGTTCGCGTCACTCGAAGATCAGCCGTGATCGAACAAAAACCTGCCGATACGCCAACCGATAAAAAGAAACCAGAATCAAGAGAAGCGACAATCAAGAGCAAACCAAAAGAAAACGACTCACTCAAAGAACCTACGCGAGTAACACGAAGATCTGATGTAGCAATCGCAAAACTAGAGGAACCACAACAACGCTCTAAGCCGCCAAAACGGAAATCcgatgcgaaaatggaaatgaAAGACCAAACAGCGCCACCGACAAAATCTCCGAAACTGGCGGATCAACCCAAAACGAAAAAACAGCCACAGCAAAAGCCCAAGCAAAGTCAGCGAGCCAATGGTGCTGAACAAAGCGCATCCGCATCATCAGCAAATGTTGCGACGACGGTTGAAACAGATCCACCAGCACCAACAGCGAAAGCTGCAAAACCGAGGAGAAGACAAGAACTGGAACGAGCCAAAACGCCGGTCTCTTCGCAGGACTGGAAGTGCCCGTTTTGCACCAATAAAGTGTTTGAAGAGAAGAAGAGACTGGTTAAGCATCTGCGCAAGCGACATGGCATGGATTATGCTCTGGTGCGACAACAATTGGCTATATACGGTGGAAATTGGCGTCATTGA